One Fibrobacter sp. UWP2 genomic region harbors:
- a CDS encoding sulfide/dihydroorotate dehydrogenase-like FAD/NAD-binding protein: MAKILFKKQLSPAVFQFRVEAPLIAQERKAGQFIILQTNKDNGERVPLTIADADTTEGSITLIFQTVGKTTTELSKFEVGDDIPVLVGPLGSPTHIENFGHVVCVCGGVGIAPMHPIVQAMKKAGNKVTIIMGARNESLFLMKEEMTALADEIIFMTDDGSYGRKGLVTEPLKELCEDTKGKPDMVLAIGPPIMMKFCALTTKPYGVKTVVSLNSIMVDGTGMCGGCRVTIGGKTKFVCVDGPEFDGHEVDWNNMLQRMGAFKPQEQEALHRFGANDGHKCNIDKMADAKAKESK; encoded by the coding sequence ATGGCAAAAATTCTCTTTAAAAAACAGTTATCTCCTGCGGTATTCCAATTCCGCGTCGAGGCCCCGCTGATCGCCCAAGAGCGTAAGGCCGGCCAGTTCATCATCCTCCAGACGAACAAGGACAACGGCGAACGCGTGCCCCTCACCATCGCCGATGCCGACACGACTGAAGGCTCCATCACCCTGATTTTCCAGACCGTCGGTAAGACCACCACCGAACTCTCCAAGTTCGAAGTCGGTGACGATATCCCGGTGCTCGTGGGCCCGCTCGGTTCCCCGACCCACATCGAGAATTTTGGCCACGTGGTTTGCGTGTGCGGTGGCGTGGGCATTGCCCCGATGCACCCCATCGTTCAGGCCATGAAGAAGGCCGGCAACAAGGTCACCATCATCATGGGTGCCCGTAACGAGAGCCTCTTCCTCATGAAGGAAGAAATGACCGCCCTCGCCGACGAAATCATTTTCATGACCGACGACGGCTCCTACGGCCGCAAGGGTCTCGTGACCGAACCGCTGAAGGAACTCTGCGAAGACACGAAGGGCAAGCCCGACATGGTGCTCGCCATCGGTCCTCCGATCATGATGAAGTTCTGCGCCCTCACCACCAAGCCCTACGGCGTGAAGACCGTCGTGAGCCTCAACAGCATCATGGTGGACGGGACCGGCATGTGCGGTGGCTGCCGCGTGACTATCGGCGGCAAGACCAAGTTCGTCTGCGTCGACGGCCCGGAATTCGACGGCCACGAAGTCGACTGGAACAACATGCTCCAGCGCATGGGCGCCTTCAAGCCCCAGGAACAGGAAGCCTTGCACCGCTTCGGTGCCAATGACGGCCACAAGTGCAACATTGATAAGATGGCTGACGCAAAGGCCAAGGAGAGCAAGTAA
- a CDS encoding DNA alkylation repair protein gives MTEFQKKLFDLRDVEYAAFQAKLTPTVPAELFIGVRVPQVRTLAKELVKSSQYKPTKFAQTAVSKFLSQLPHKYYDENMLHGLLISEMEDFDTCVAAVDDFLPFVDNWAVCDIMSPKVFKKHKPELLKKIREWAGSNDVYTCRFGLEMLMKYFLDADFKPEYLKLPAAARGEDYYVKMMVAWFFATALAKQWTATIPYIEKQKLALWTHNKAIQKAVESYRITDSQKDYLRSLKK, from the coding sequence ATGACGGAATTCCAGAAGAAACTTTTTGATTTGCGTGATGTTGAGTACGCCGCCTTCCAGGCGAAACTCACGCCGACGGTGCCGGCGGAACTTTTCATTGGCGTGCGCGTGCCGCAGGTGCGGACCCTCGCGAAGGAACTCGTAAAGTCCTCGCAATACAAACCAACGAAATTCGCGCAGACCGCGGTATCCAAGTTTCTCTCCCAGCTTCCGCACAAGTATTACGACGAGAACATGCTGCACGGGCTTCTGATCTCTGAGATGGAAGACTTTGACACGTGTGTTGCCGCGGTTGACGATTTTCTCCCCTTTGTAGACAACTGGGCCGTATGCGACATCATGAGCCCGAAGGTTTTCAAAAAGCACAAACCGGAACTCCTCAAAAAAATCCGCGAGTGGGCTGGGAGCAATGACGTGTACACTTGCCGCTTTGGCCTCGAAATGCTGATGAAGTATTTCCTCGATGCGGACTTTAAGCCTGAGTACCTCAAATTGCCCGCGGCAGCACGCGGCGAGGACTACTATGTAAAGATGATGGTCGCTTGGTTCTTTGCGACGGCGCTTGCCAAGCAGTGGACTGCGACGATTCCCTATATAGAAAAGCAGAAACTGGCCCTCTGGACGCATAACAAGGCAATACAAAAGGCAGTCGAAAGCTATCGCATCACCGACAGCCAAAAGGACTACTTGCGGAGTTTGAAAAAATGA
- a CDS encoding very short patch repair endonuclease, with translation MKKKRAPLTRSQMMQAVHSENTKPEVRVRRELFKEGFRYRLHRRDLPGTPDLFILKYGVVVFVNGCFWHQHGCKFTSRPKSNSSFWNNKFDNNIVRDVKTAWKLSLLGYRVATVWECSLAVDFDHAIERLVAFIKSDEETIEI, from the coding sequence ATGAAGAAAAAGCGAGCTCCGTTGACCCGCTCGCAAATGATGCAGGCGGTACATTCCGAAAATACGAAGCCCGAAGTGCGTGTGCGTAGAGAACTTTTCAAGGAAGGGTTCCGCTACCGCTTGCACCGCCGTGACTTGCCGGGCACTCCCGACCTGTTCATTTTGAAATATGGTGTGGTCGTGTTCGTCAATGGCTGTTTTTGGCACCAGCACGGCTGCAAGTTCACCTCGCGCCCCAAGAGTAATTCCAGTTTTTGGAATAACAAGTTCGACAACAACATTGTGCGTGACGTAAAGACCGCCTGGAAACTTTCGCTTTTGGGCTACCGCGTGGCGACTGTCTGGGAATGTTCCTTGGCTGTGGACTTTGACCACGCCATAGAACGCCTCGTTGCCTTCATTAAAAGCGACGAGGAGACGATTGAAATTTAA
- a CDS encoding anaerobic C4-dicarboxylate transporter encodes MTIAMILELLVVLLALYVGSRYGSLALGAISGIGLAILVLCVGMTPGKPPSDVIYIIIAAVTCAGVMQASGGMDWLIQLAERLLRKHPNHITFLAPLCTFFLTVLVGTGHVVYTLMPIICDISLKKGIRPERPCGVASIASQVGITCSPIAAAVASFVIISNANGFGVNNLQVIAITIPACLCGLMAAAAASYKRGLDLDKDPAFQARLADPETKNYMYGNTVSVLDKEVPKSAKAAVFIFLGALAIIVLFSICQILGHDIRPLIPTGKVVDGVAQMKPLAMNIIIQIIMISAAGLMIVFCKANPKKAVAGAVWQSGMVAVIAIYGIAWLADTYFTNYMDVMQGGLKGVVEHYPWAMAFAFFAVSVLINSQGAVVVAMLPLAYKLGIEGPVLLGILPSVYGYFFIPNYPSDIATVNFDRSGTTVIGKYLLNHSFMMPGLISVVVSTIVGTLIVKVFY; translated from the coding sequence ATGACAATCGCGATGATTTTGGAACTTCTGGTGGTCCTTTTGGCTCTTTACGTAGGCTCCCGTTACGGAAGTCTCGCCTTGGGTGCCATCTCGGGAATCGGCCTTGCCATTTTGGTACTCTGCGTTGGCATGACGCCGGGGAAGCCGCCTTCCGATGTTATCTACATCATCATCGCGGCGGTCACGTGCGCAGGCGTGATGCAGGCGTCGGGCGGCATGGATTGGCTGATTCAGCTGGCCGAGCGGCTTTTGCGCAAGCACCCGAACCACATTACGTTCCTCGCCCCACTTTGCACGTTCTTCCTCACGGTACTCGTGGGTACGGGCCATGTGGTCTATACCCTCATGCCTATCATCTGCGACATCTCCCTTAAAAAGGGCATCCGTCCCGAGCGCCCATGCGGCGTCGCTTCCATCGCATCGCAGGTGGGCATCACGTGCTCCCCGATTGCGGCGGCGGTCGCTTCGTTCGTCATCATCTCGAACGCGAACGGTTTTGGCGTGAACAACCTGCAGGTCATCGCCATCACCATCCCGGCGTGCCTTTGCGGGCTCATGGCTGCGGCTGCGGCCTCGTATAAGCGCGGGCTCGACCTCGACAAGGATCCTGCATTCCAAGCGCGCCTCGCCGATCCCGAAACAAAGAACTACATGTACGGGAACACCGTTTCCGTGCTCGACAAGGAAGTCCCGAAGTCCGCAAAGGCGGCGGTGTTCATTTTCCTTGGGGCGCTCGCCATCATCGTGCTGTTCTCCATTTGCCAAATTCTCGGTCACGACATCCGCCCGCTGATCCCGACGGGGAAGGTAGTCGACGGAGTCGCCCAGATGAAACCCTTGGCCATGAACATCATCATCCAGATAATAATGATTTCTGCGGCGGGCCTCATGATCGTCTTTTGCAAGGCGAACCCCAAGAAGGCCGTGGCCGGCGCCGTGTGGCAGAGCGGCATGGTAGCGGTCATTGCCATTTACGGCATCGCATGGCTCGCCGACACCTACTTTACGAACTACATGGACGTGATGCAGGGCGGCCTCAAGGGCGTCGTGGAACATTACCCGTGGGCGATGGCGTTCGCCTTTTTTGCGGTGAGTGTGCTCATCAACTCGCAAGGTGCGGTCGTGGTCGCCATGCTCCCGCTTGCCTACAAGCTCGGCATCGAGGGGCCGGTGCTTCTCGGAATCTTGCCGAGCGTCTACGGCTACTTCTTTATCCCGAACTACCCGTCCGATATAGCGACGGTGAACTTCGACCGTTCGGGCACGACCGTCATTGGCAAGTACCTGTTGAACCATAGTTTCATGATGCCGGGCCTCATTTCGGTTGTCGTTTCGACCATCGTGGGGACGCTCATTGTGAAGGTTTTCTATTGA
- a CDS encoding MBL fold metallo-hydrolase: MKMTFIAVSALAGLLAACSSNTENKAESAAQIESATPAAKAENATQITDTKIVTLSDASTFTWIKDNEGTKLNPRTLFSDASDSLYASIGMPDGIPATVSTFLAKIDGEHILFDAGLGDFGGQLARHLGELGVNPDDIKLIYLTHLHMDHISGLVKKTDAGMERVFKNAAVYLSQVEHDAWMNDIEKNDMQKAILGVYADSLHLFAFGDSLPHKVLTIDAVGHTPGHTAFRYGEMLIIGDLMHGFALQINHPEINSNYDMDKAKSIESRKRILDYAKQNNLTMAGMHLPEPGFAK; this comes from the coding sequence ATGAAAATGACTTTTATTGCCGTGAGCGCGCTCGCGGGACTGCTCGCCGCCTGCAGTTCGAATACCGAGAACAAGGCCGAAAGCGCGGCACAGATTGAAAGCGCCACACCCGCCGCGAAGGCCGAAAATGCGACACAAATCACCGACACTAAGATTGTCACATTGAGCGACGCTTCGACCTTCACCTGGATCAAGGACAACGAAGGCACCAAGCTGAACCCGCGCACGCTCTTTAGCGACGCGAGCGATTCGCTGTACGCAAGCATCGGCATGCCCGACGGCATCCCGGCGACGGTGAGCACGTTCCTCGCCAAAATCGACGGCGAGCACATTCTGTTCGACGCAGGCCTCGGCGATTTTGGCGGGCAGCTCGCGCGGCACCTGGGCGAACTCGGCGTGAACCCCGACGACATCAAGCTCATTTACCTCACGCACCTGCACATGGACCACATTTCAGGACTTGTCAAAAAGACGGACGCCGGCATGGAGCGAGTATTCAAGAACGCCGCAGTATATTTGAGCCAAGTGGAGCATGACGCCTGGATGAACGACATCGAAAAGAACGACATGCAGAAGGCGATTCTCGGCGTCTACGCCGACAGCCTGCACTTGTTCGCGTTCGGCGACAGCCTCCCCCACAAGGTGCTTACAATTGACGCCGTGGGCCACACGCCTGGGCATACCGCCTTCCGTTACGGCGAGATGCTAATCATCGGCGACCTGATGCACGGTTTCGCCCTGCAAATAAACCACCCCGAAATCAATTCGAACTACGACATGGATAAGGCCAAATCCATCGAAAGCCGCAAGCGCATTCTTGATTACGCCAAACAGAACAACCTCACTATGGCAGGGATGCATTTGCCGGAACCCGGCTTCGCCAAGTAA
- a CDS encoding alpha/beta fold hydrolase: protein MENLVHTVSTETFEMDYVRFGSGPKNLVIVPGLSLKPITASAAFVEKAYRMFEEDYTVYLLDRRKDVPEDFSLQMMADDISATMDALHIQTADVFGTSQGGMISQLLAIEHPEKVRRLVLGSSTSRAKKLQLEVIGGWTAAAREGRTTDLVESFVDNAFSKAYLERFRRALLKMYSHISDAELDRFAKISSTCGLINTQDRLGEIKCPVLVIGASEDHVVTPEASLEIYDKLKSEGVPCELYMYEGYGHAVYDEAPDYKDRLLAFFRKG, encoded by the coding sequence ATGGAAAATTTGGTACATACGGTTTCAACGGAAACATTCGAGATGGACTACGTGCGCTTTGGTTCGGGGCCCAAAAACCTGGTCATTGTCCCGGGGCTGAGCCTTAAGCCCATTACGGCTTCGGCGGCTTTCGTCGAGAAAGCCTACCGCATGTTTGAGGAAGATTATACGGTTTATTTGCTGGATCGCCGTAAGGATGTGCCCGAGGACTTTTCGCTTCAAATGATGGCGGACGACATCTCGGCTACAATGGACGCCCTCCACATACAAACTGCCGATGTCTTTGGAACGTCGCAGGGCGGAATGATTTCGCAGTTACTGGCCATAGAGCATCCCGAGAAGGTACGCCGCCTGGTGCTGGGCTCGTCTACGTCCCGTGCAAAAAAACTCCAGCTCGAAGTGATTGGCGGCTGGACGGCTGCCGCCCGCGAGGGTAGGACTACCGACCTTGTGGAATCGTTTGTGGACAATGCGTTCTCTAAGGCTTATTTGGAACGCTTCCGTCGGGCGTTACTCAAAATGTACAGCCACATTTCGGATGCCGAGCTGGACCGCTTCGCCAAGATTTCCAGCACCTGCGGACTCATCAACACGCAGGACCGCCTGGGTGAAATCAAGTGCCCGGTGCTCGTCATCGGTGCGTCGGAAGACCATGTGGTGACTCCCGAGGCTTCCCTCGAAATTTACGACAAACTCAAAAGCGAAGGCGTTCCCTGCGAACTCTACATGTACGAGGGCTATGGGCACGCCGTTTACGACGAAGCCCCCGACTACAAGGACCGCCTGCTCGCGTTTTTCAGGAAGGGGTAA
- a CDS encoding uracil-DNA glycosylase family protein, which translates to MEIPVEKHPLKPFLPANAKLLMLGSFPPPRHRWCMDFYYPNPQNDMWRIFGHVFFGDKTHFLNEDNRTFNRERVVEFVLQTGVALYDTACAVRRLKANAADQFLEVAENTDIAKLLKKIPECRAIVTTGEKATDVLCEWSGAEKPAVGSFSRFTYKGEKFLQFRMPSSSRAYPMKLEKKAEYYAAMFRTIGFKVF; encoded by the coding sequence ATGGAAATCCCCGTCGAAAAACATCCGCTCAAGCCGTTTTTGCCGGCAAACGCCAAACTCCTGATGCTCGGGAGTTTTCCGCCGCCGCGGCATCGCTGGTGCATGGACTTTTACTACCCGAATCCGCAAAACGACATGTGGCGGATTTTTGGGCATGTTTTTTTCGGGGACAAGACGCATTTTTTGAACGAGGACAATCGCACATTCAACCGCGAACGTGTGGTCGAATTCGTTTTGCAAACGGGTGTAGCACTGTACGATACCGCTTGTGCCGTGCGGCGCCTCAAGGCGAACGCGGCGGATCAGTTTTTGGAAGTCGCCGAGAATACCGACATCGCCAAGCTTTTGAAAAAAATCCCGGAGTGCCGCGCCATCGTGACGACGGGGGAGAAGGCGACCGATGTGCTGTGCGAGTGGAGCGGCGCCGAGAAGCCCGCCGTAGGTAGCTTCAGCCGGTTCACCTATAAGGGTGAGAAATTCTTGCAGTTCCGCATGCCGAGCTCGAGCCGCGCGTATCCCATGAAGCTCGAAAAGAAGGCGGAATACTACGCGGCGATGTTCCGCACTATTGGGTTTAAAGTGTTTTAG
- a CDS encoding glycoside hydrolase family 44 protein: MKRILAAIVAGAATLSTAAIDISVDAQKGIKKISPYIYGRNIDKISDTKAESDSTEEAFIAQMLDAGIHMMRANNGNNSTRYNWRHKMTVHPDWFNNVYAHDWDITAKKVLDKMPGVDAMYAFQLTGYAASSTEYNFPDWNWKQEHGSYPSRSFDLAGGGEVSEDGQTLIKAGDASLYNMEWPADSTVGIIPHWKDELKYDMSRFKYWSMDNEIEIWRGTHNDLDLPVTGDFLVERYIDVAKKARAAWGDIKLTGPVVANEWQWCHINAYNDESRPKIDGQEYCWLEFFTKKIAEAQKASGMRLLDVFDIHWYPTEKDYESRVNWHRVLFDTTYYYKGGNGVRCATGKCDWSDKEKGYRSYIFVRINNWLEKYFGKDHGITLGITETDLNDSDPMVTALIYASFLGTMQDNGVEIFTPWTWGDGMYETVHLFSRYGHPNRVQSTSSNDSLVSAYSSISNKGDSLTVIFVNRAEKDAQDVNLSLANFASDGKVKTLTLQNLQGETFVSHTSNALQAGTATASDNKVALKLPAKSITAVLLTTATPIVVDAIRPKATIRPAPQYGTTRIFDTKGRNVTHTRTSPGYYILR, from the coding sequence ATGAAACGTATTCTAGCCGCAATCGTCGCAGGCGCTGCGACATTGTCCACCGCCGCCATCGACATTTCCGTTGACGCGCAAAAAGGCATCAAGAAGATTTCGCCATACATTTACGGGCGTAACATCGATAAAATCAGTGACACCAAGGCCGAAAGCGACTCCACCGAAGAGGCGTTTATCGCACAGATGCTCGACGCGGGCATCCACATGATGCGCGCGAACAACGGCAACAACTCCACGCGCTACAACTGGCGCCACAAAATGACGGTTCACCCGGACTGGTTCAACAACGTGTATGCGCACGACTGGGACATCACCGCAAAAAAGGTGCTCGACAAGATGCCGGGCGTCGACGCGATGTACGCCTTCCAGCTCACGGGCTACGCGGCAAGCAGCACCGAATACAACTTCCCCGACTGGAACTGGAAACAGGAACACGGCTCGTATCCGTCACGGTCATTCGACCTCGCGGGCGGTGGCGAAGTATCGGAAGACGGCCAGACGCTCATCAAGGCGGGCGACGCCTCGCTCTACAACATGGAATGGCCTGCCGATTCTACGGTCGGAATCATCCCGCACTGGAAGGATGAACTCAAGTACGACATGAGCCGTTTTAAATACTGGAGCATGGACAACGAGATAGAAATCTGGCGCGGCACGCACAACGACTTGGACCTGCCCGTCACGGGAGACTTTCTCGTAGAGCGCTATATCGACGTGGCCAAGAAGGCGCGCGCCGCCTGGGGCGATATCAAGCTCACCGGCCCGGTGGTCGCTAATGAATGGCAATGGTGCCACATCAATGCCTACAACGACGAAAGCAGGCCCAAGATCGACGGCCAGGAATACTGCTGGCTCGAGTTCTTCACCAAGAAAATCGCCGAAGCGCAAAAGGCGAGCGGCATGCGGCTCCTCGACGTATTTGACATCCACTGGTACCCCACCGAAAAGGACTACGAAAGCCGCGTCAACTGGCACCGCGTTCTGTTCGACACCACCTACTACTACAAGGGCGGTAACGGTGTGCGCTGCGCCACAGGCAAGTGCGACTGGAGCGACAAGGAGAAGGGCTACAGGTCCTACATCTTCGTGCGCATCAACAACTGGCTCGAAAAATACTTTGGCAAGGATCACGGAATCACGCTCGGCATCACCGAGACAGACCTGAACGATTCTGATCCTATGGTGACAGCGCTCATCTATGCGTCTTTCCTCGGAACCATGCAGGACAACGGTGTTGAGATTTTCACCCCGTGGACATGGGGCGACGGCATGTACGAAACGGTGCACCTGTTCAGCCGCTACGGCCACCCGAACCGCGTGCAGTCCACCTCCAGCAATGACTCGCTGGTGTCCGCCTACAGTTCCATCAGCAACAAGGGCGACTCGCTCACGGTCATCTTCGTGAACCGCGCCGAAAAAGACGCCCAAGACGTGAACCTCAGTCTCGCAAACTTCGCCTCCGACGGAAAGGTCAAAACGCTCACCTTGCAAAATCTCCAAGGCGAAACATTCGTTTCGCACACAAGCAACGCGCTACAGGCAGGAACCGCGACAGCCTCCGACAACAAGGTTGCACTCAAACTCCCCGCAAAGTCAATTACTGCGGTATTGCTCACTACGGCAACGCCGATCGTCGTAGACGCCATCAGGCCAAAAGCCACGATTCGCCCCGCGCCCCAATACGGAACCACAAGGATCTTCGACACCAAGGGCCGAAACGTCACGCACACCCGCACAAGCCCCGGGTATTATATTCTGCGATAA
- a CDS encoding FISUMP domain-containing protein, producing MLQQIAFPPSEFQMYLTTNKESIMRKINKIILCMVTILATTSFALAGTVSDRDGYKYKTVKIGKQHWMAEDYRFETKFSKCADYRGVDPDDCIREYDFLSTIDSDENICPKGWRLPTTNDFMKLTQFVASDLVTENMTAKQERRIWSEIGSRLSSTSCKGGKNSVGFNASCMFDNVGPVYYGQVNGGKNRKVGETAFECYKVSGLGLSPVECPKGGWAVYLRVRCIEE from the coding sequence ATGCTTCAGCAGATAGCATTTCCTCCAAGTGAATTTCAAATGTATTTAACAACAAACAAGGAGTCAATCATGAGAAAAATAAATAAAATAATATTGTGTATGGTTACAATATTAGCCACAACATCTTTTGCATTAGCAGGAACCGTTTCCGATAGGGACGGATACAAATACAAGACTGTAAAAATAGGAAAGCAACATTGGATGGCTGAAGATTACAGGTTTGAAACAAAATTTTCAAAATGTGCAGATTACCGTGGTGTGGATCCTGACGATTGCATTAGGGAGTATGATTTTCTTTCAACAATTGATTCAGATGAGAATATCTGTCCTAAGGGGTGGAGATTGCCAACAACCAATGATTTTATGAAATTAACGCAGTTTGTAGCTTCTGATTTAGTGACAGAAAATATGACTGCAAAACAAGAAAGGCGTATATGGAGTGAAATCGGCAGCCGTCTTAGTTCAACGTCATGCAAGGGCGGAAAAAATTCTGTTGGTTTCAATGCATCATGTATGTTCGACAATGTAGGACCTGTATATTATGGCCAAGTTAATGGTGGCAAGAATAGAAAGGTTGGTGAAACAGCTTTTGAGTGTTATAAAGTAAGTGGATTGGGACTATCACCTGTCGAATGTCCAAAAGGAGGTTGGGCCGTTTATTTACGAGTCAGGTGTATAGAAGAATAA